The Dyadobacter subterraneus genome window below encodes:
- a CDS encoding Uma2 family endonuclease — translation MITSLDQLDLNETYSYADYLKWQFEERVELIKGKIFKMSPAPARRHQKISGRFHAKLFNFLDNKTCQVYHAPFDVRLTPRKSDNTNKIYTVVQPDICVICDSAKLDDKGCIGAPDWIIEILSPGNSQVEMKNKFEVYQENGVKEYWIAEPTTETIFVYILNEEGKYIGLHPFTTADVITSHVFPDFELSVADIFKE, via the coding sequence ATGATAACAAGCCTGGATCAACTCGATTTAAACGAAACTTACAGCTATGCCGATTATTTAAAATGGCAGTTTGAAGAGCGTGTGGAGTTGATCAAAGGAAAAATATTTAAAATGTCGCCGGCACCGGCCAGAAGGCATCAAAAAATTTCCGGACGTTTCCATGCTAAACTGTTTAACTTTTTAGATAATAAAACTTGTCAGGTTTATCATGCACCATTTGATGTTCGTCTTACGCCAAGAAAAAGTGATAACACAAATAAAATCTATACCGTAGTTCAGCCTGATATTTGTGTCATTTGTGATTCTGCCAAGCTGGATGATAAAGGCTGCATTGGTGCACCTGACTGGATTATTGAAATTCTATCCCCTGGAAATTCTCAGGTGGAAATGAAAAACAAATTTGAAGTTTACCAGGAAAATGGAGTGAAGGAATACTGGATCGCCGAGCCGACTACTGAAACCATTTTTGTATATATATTAAACGAGGAAGGAAAATATATTGGATTGCACCCGTTCACGACGGCAGATGTTATCACAAGTCATGTTTTTCCTGATTTTGAATTAAGTGTTGCCGATATTTTTAAAGAATGA
- the trpC gene encoding indole-3-glycerol phosphate synthase TrpC — MNILEKIVARKLVEVEASKKIKSISDLEKEVLFSRTSVSLSDALKIAATPKIISEFKRKSPSKGIINGDVLPEVVTADYVAAGAAALSVLTDIDFFGGSFDDFLRARKANPNIPMLRKDFIVDEYQLFEAKSIGADIILLIAACLEPSEVESLSKKAHDLGLEVLLEVHNSEELAQSLCDHIDIVGVNNRNLKTFETSIETSIELSEQIPGSFVKISESGLSDAETILHLYNHGYKGFLIGETFMKTANPGAALADLQNNLSQISNRNPHVV; from the coding sequence ATGAATATATTAGAAAAAATTGTTGCGCGTAAACTGGTTGAAGTAGAAGCGTCAAAAAAAATTAAAAGCATTTCTGATCTGGAAAAAGAGGTATTGTTTTCCCGTACTTCTGTTTCGCTTTCTGATGCTTTAAAAATTGCTGCAACACCCAAAATAATTTCAGAATTCAAGCGTAAATCACCATCCAAAGGAATTATCAATGGTGATGTTTTACCCGAAGTAGTAACAGCAGATTACGTTGCTGCCGGCGCCGCGGCTTTATCTGTTTTGACTGATATTGATTTTTTTGGCGGTTCGTTTGATGATTTTTTAAGAGCACGTAAAGCAAATCCAAATATCCCGATGCTTCGTAAAGATTTCATCGTGGACGAATACCAGCTTTTTGAAGCAAAATCAATTGGGGCAGATATAATTCTTTTAATTGCTGCCTGTCTGGAACCATCAGAGGTTGAGTCGCTTAGTAAAAAGGCACACGATCTTGGACTGGAAGTTCTTTTGGAAGTACACAATTCAGAAGAATTGGCACAAAGTTTGTGTGACCATATTGACATCGTCGGCGTCAATAACCGGAATCTTAAAACTTTTGAAACATCTATCGAAACATCAATTGAATTAAGCGAACAAATTCCCGGTTCTTTTGTCAAGATATCAGAGAGCGGGCTGAGTGATGCAGAAACTATTTTACATTTATATAATCATGGATACAAAGGTTTTTTAATCGGAGAAACATTCATGAAAACAGCAAATCCGGGAGCCGCACTGGCGGATCTGCAAAATAATTTATCCCAAATTAGTAACAGAAACCCTCACGTTGTATGA
- a CDS encoding phosphoribosylanthranilate isomerase: MKVKVCGMRQQGNIEELVELQPNFIGFIFSEKSPRFVGNDLDPNYVKSIPNNIKKVGVFVNASPGYILDTVKKYDLQYAQLHGNELPDMCRSIRQKGVNIIKAFSIHDQFNFAMLNNYKSFCDMFLFDTKGDAPGGNGKTFDWSLLRKYDNEKPFFLSGGIGLENIDEVIALSKSMPIYGIDVNSMVETEPGVKDISKLKELFDKVRVKKGEEAQA; this comes from the coding sequence ATGAAAGTAAAAGTTTGCGGAATGCGCCAGCAAGGTAATATCGAAGAATTGGTTGAATTACAGCCTAATTTCATTGGCTTTATTTTTTCCGAGAAATCGCCACGTTTTGTAGGTAATGACCTTGACCCGAACTATGTAAAAAGTATACCCAATAATATTAAAAAAGTGGGTGTATTTGTCAATGCAAGTCCGGGTTATATTCTTGACACAGTAAAGAAATACGATTTACAATACGCCCAGCTGCACGGAAATGAGTTGCCGGATATGTGTCGCAGCATTCGCCAAAAAGGGGTGAATATTATTAAAGCATTTTCAATTCATGACCAGTTTAATTTCGCCATGTTAAACAATTACAAATCATTTTGTGATATGTTTTTGTTTGATACAAAAGGAGATGCTCCCGGCGGAAATGGAAAAACTTTTGACTGGAGCCTGCTTAGAAAATACGATAATGAAAAGCCATTCTTTTTGAGCGGCGGAATCGGGCTTGAAAATATAGATGAAGTAATCGCTTTGTCAAAATCAATGCCGATTTACGGGATTGATGTAAACAGCATGGTTGAAACAGAACCTGGTGTTAAGGATATTTCAAAATTGAAAGAACTTTTTGATAAAGTCAGAGTAAAAAAAGGAGAGGAGGCGCAAGCATAG
- the trpB gene encoding tryptophan synthase subunit beta — protein MEAVVEKKSYQANSQGYYGTFGGAFIPEMLYPNVEELRNNYLQIIAEPSFQEEYNDLLKNYVGRPTPLYRANRLSEKYQTNIFLKREDLCHTGAHKVNNTIGQILLAKRLGKQRVVAETGAGQHGVATATVCALMDIECIVYMGELDIERQAPNVARMKMLGAEVRAATCGSKTLKDATNEAMRHWINNPVDTHYIIGSVVGPHPYPDMVARFQSIISQEMKWQLKEQTGKQNPDYVIACVGGGSNAAGAFYNYLDDLDVKLVAVEAAGQGLTSGHSAATTALGTPGVLHGSRTILMQTTDGQVVEPYSISAGLDYPGIGPQHAYLYDSGRGTFLSATDEEAVKAAFELTRMEGIIPALESSHALAVLGRLGAGLNETVVVNLSGRGDKDMSTYMKYID, from the coding sequence ATGGAAGCAGTAGTAGAAAAGAAATCTTACCAGGCGAATAGCCAGGGATATTACGGGACTTTTGGAGGTGCATTTATTCCTGAAATGCTTTATCCAAACGTGGAAGAATTGCGCAATAATTATTTACAGATTATTGCAGAACCATCTTTCCAGGAAGAGTATAATGATTTGTTAAAAAACTACGTTGGCAGGCCCACACCGTTGTACCGCGCCAATCGTCTTTCTGAAAAATATCAGACAAATATATTTTTGAAGAGAGAAGATCTGTGCCATACAGGTGCTCACAAAGTCAATAATACCATTGGACAGATACTTCTGGCAAAGCGGCTGGGAAAACAGCGTGTAGTGGCAGAAACCGGTGCAGGACAGCACGGTGTAGCTACTGCCACGGTTTGTGCTCTGATGGATATTGAATGCATTGTGTACATGGGCGAACTTGATATCGAACGTCAGGCTCCAAATGTTGCCCGTATGAAAATGCTTGGAGCGGAAGTAAGAGCTGCAACCTGCGGATCGAAAACTTTAAAAGACGCAACAAATGAAGCAATGCGCCACTGGATCAATAATCCGGTTGATACGCATTATATCATCGGTTCGGTTGTAGGTCCTCATCCTTATCCGGATATGGTGGCCCGTTTTCAGTCTATTATTTCTCAGGAAATGAAATGGCAGTTGAAAGAACAAACCGGAAAACAAAATCCTGATTATGTAATAGCCTGCGTAGGTGGAGGAAGTAATGCTGCCGGTGCTTTTTACAATTATCTGGATGATCTTGATGTTAAACTTGTTGCGGTTGAAGCGGCGGGACAAGGTCTTACAAGCGGTCATTCTGCGGCAACAACGGCTTTGGGAACTCCTGGTGTTTTGCACGGCAGCCGTACCATTTTAATGCAGACAACCGATGGTCAGGTGGTAGAACCTTATTCCATTTCAGCCGGTTTGGATTATCCAGGAATCGGTCCTCAGCATGCTTATCTTTATGATAGCGGCAGAGGTACTTTTTTATCTGCAACGGATGAAGAAGCAGTAAAGGCTGCCTTTGAACTAACCCGTATGGAAGGTATTATCCCTGCGCTTGAATCATCCCATGCATTGGCCGTTTTAGGCCGTTTAGGTGCCGGATTGAATGAAACTGTTGTAGTGAATCTTTCGGGAAGAGGTGATAAGGATATGTCAACTTATATGAAATATATTGATTGA
- a CDS encoding DUF488 domain-containing protein: MNTRTLFTVGHSSHPPDYFLELLKEYKITCLIDVRSVAASAYSPQFNKEPLAAFLNKNGIQYLHFSKEFGARHTEPELLDENGKVDFEKVRNSNSFKKGVQRLIQGYDKGYVISLMCSEAEPLDCHRFSMVSVALSDSGFEINHILKDKSLATNAQLENALVKKFYKKLPVPTVFEPDITIVDQIKAAYRLKNQEIAFSPYTHNTEENL; the protein is encoded by the coding sequence ATGAACACACGCACGCTATTTACGGTTGGTCATTCCAGCCACCCACCAGATTATTTCCTTGAACTGCTAAAAGAATATAAAATCACTTGCCTCATCGACGTCAGAAGCGTTGCGGCAAGTGCTTATAGTCCTCAGTTCAATAAGGAACCTCTCGCCGCTTTTTTGAATAAAAACGGCATACAATATCTTCATTTTTCAAAAGAATTCGGGGCGAGGCATACAGAGCCGGAATTGCTCGATGAGAACGGCAAAGTCGATTTTGAAAAGGTCAGAAATTCAAATTCTTTTAAAAAAGGTGTCCAACGACTTATTCAGGGTTATGATAAAGGATATGTCATTTCCTTGATGTGCTCAGAAGCAGAACCACTGGATTGCCACAGATTTTCGATGGTGTCCGTAGCTTTATCAGATTCAGGCTTTGAAATAAATCATATTCTGAAAGATAAATCCCTCGCTACGAACGCCCAGTTGGAAAATGCTCTTGTCAAAAAGTTTTATAAAAAACTACCCGTTCCTACTGTTTTTGAACCCGATATAACAATCGTGGATCAGATCAAGGCCGCTTACCGTTTAAAAAATCAGGAGATTGCATTTTCTCCATACACACACAATACAGAAGAAAATTTATGA
- a CDS encoding DUF488 domain-containing protein — MIHLYTIGFTKKPAETFFTLLKDSGVKRLIDTRINNVSQLSGFAKGTDLKYFAGEIGNMSYEHNIDFAPTKEILSLYRTKKLTWPEYETEYLNLLDTRKIAQKINIEKLHETCLLCSEHKPEKCHRRLLAEYLQQVRNNIRITHLI, encoded by the coding sequence ATGATTCATCTATACACCATTGGTTTTACCAAAAAACCAGCGGAAACATTCTTCACACTGTTGAAGGATTCTGGCGTAAAGCGACTTATCGATACCAGAATTAACAATGTTTCACAACTATCAGGTTTCGCAAAAGGAACCGATCTTAAATATTTTGCCGGAGAAATTGGCAACATGTCCTACGAGCATAACATTGATTTTGCCCCGACAAAAGAGATTTTATCGCTTTACAGAACTAAAAAACTTACCTGGCCGGAATACGAAACGGAATACCTCAATTTACTCGACACAAGGAAAATTGCTCAAAAAATAAATATTGAAAAACTTCACGAAACTTGTCTGTTGTGCAGCGAACACAAACCTGAGAAATGTCATCGTAGGTTACTCGCTGAATATTTACAGCAGGTAAGAAATAATATCCGGATAACCCATTTGATCTGA
- a CDS encoding dual OB domain-containing protein — protein MTIRFVCLANSIKEGGRCLAGIQLNNNNEPIIEINGPKWIRPICKTQHGKVYTHWVSHITLLDIVEIELTGFPPKPSYQSENIFFKDEYLKVVGRFDKDILDTLCDNRYYLFGNWGTSLSVDEAALLDHSLVLINVSKFEVIEKNDIENPDKKKIRLQFTHNETQYDFPVTDPVFLQLYRNNPKILKIVKSLYLCVSIGINFNGRHYKLVAGIIPASLNSNY, from the coding sequence ATGACAATTCGTTTTGTCTGTTTAGCCAATTCCATCAAGGAAGGGGGAAGGTGCCTGGCAGGCATCCAGCTAAACAATAACAATGAGCCTATCATTGAAATAAATGGCCCGAAATGGATACGACCGATTTGTAAAACCCAACATGGAAAAGTGTATACACACTGGGTTTCGCATATAACATTGCTGGATATTGTAGAAATAGAATTGACCGGATTTCCTCCAAAACCATCCTATCAGTCGGAAAATATTTTTTTTAAAGATGAGTATCTAAAAGTAGTGGGAAGATTTGATAAAGATATACTGGATACACTATGTGACAACCGATATTATTTATTTGGCAACTGGGGAACGTCGCTTTCCGTAGATGAAGCAGCCCTTCTTGACCACTCCTTGGTTTTGATCAATGTTAGTAAATTTGAAGTAATTGAAAAGAATGATATTGAAAATCCTGATAAAAAAAAGATCCGTTTACAATTTACGCATAACGAAACGCAGTATGATTTTCCGGTAACCGATCCTGTATTTTTACAGTTGTACAGGAACAATCCCAAGATTTTAAAGATCGTTAAAAGTTTATATTTATGTGTTTCGATAGGTATAAATTTCAACGGTCGGCATTATAAGCTTGTTGCCGGAATAATTCCTGCTTCGTTAAATTCAAATTATTAA
- a CDS encoding Dabb family protein, whose product MKYISLFLVGFLLFGTIAYANSDKKTAPKKMLRHAVLFKFKDSATPAQVKEVEDAFRKLPSKVKEVKGFEWGTNNSPEGLNQGFTHMFFVSFDSEEGRAAYLPHPEHKAFVKVLEPHLDKVLVIDYWTQE is encoded by the coding sequence ATGAAATACATCTCTCTTTTCCTTGTTGGTTTTCTGCTTTTTGGAACCATCGCTTATGCTAATTCTGATAAAAAAACAGCTCCAAAAAAAATGCTTCGTCACGCCGTATTATTTAAATTTAAGGATTCTGCCACACCGGCACAAGTAAAAGAAGTTGAAGATGCATTCCGCAAACTTCCTTCAAAAGTTAAGGAAGTAAAAGGTTTTGAGTGGGGAACAAATAATAGCCCCGAAGGACTTAACCAAGGTTTTACACATATGTTCTTTGTTTCCTTTGACAGCGAAGAAGGACGTGCAGCTTACCTTCCTCATCCTGAACACAAGGCTTTTGTAAAAGTTTTAGAACCGCATTTGGATAAAGTTTTAGTAATTGATTACTGGACACAAGAATAA
- the trpA gene encoding tryptophan synthase subunit alpha: MNRITNLFKTKPDAGLLNVYFTAGFPALNDTTKVLKALEEGGADLVEIGMPYSDPVADGETIQKSNDQALENGMTVKVLFEQLEGIRSTVSLPILLMGYINPVLQFGIENFCKKCAEVGVDGLILPDMPMDVYLNEYKSTFDAYGILNIFLVTPQTSEARILQIDTASDGFIYTVSSASVTGSKSGVSTDMESYFNRINAMNLRNPRLIGFGIKDNATYLKACDYANGAIIGSAFIRVLQETKDLENDVRNFVRDVKNPEPVALDA; the protein is encoded by the coding sequence ATGAATAGAATAACAAATCTTTTTAAAACAAAACCTGATGCAGGACTTTTGAATGTCTATTTCACTGCCGGATTTCCTGCTTTGAATGATACTACAAAGGTTTTAAAAGCGCTGGAAGAAGGCGGTGCCGATTTGGTTGAAATCGGAATGCCCTATTCTGATCCTGTTGCGGATGGTGAGACCATTCAAAAAAGTAATGATCAGGCGCTCGAAAACGGAATGACTGTTAAGGTACTTTTTGAGCAGCTTGAAGGAATTCGCTCAACCGTTTCGCTTCCGATTTTATTGATGGGTTATATCAATCCTGTATTACAATTTGGGATTGAAAACTTCTGTAAGAAATGTGCCGAAGTTGGTGTTGACGGACTTATTTTGCCGGATATGCCGATGGACGTGTATTTAAACGAATATAAATCAACCTTTGACGCTTACGGAATTTTGAATATTTTTCTGGTAACACCTCAGACATCGGAAGCGCGCATTCTCCAGATTGATACCGCCAGTGACGGATTTATTTACACTGTTTCATCGGCGAGCGTAACCGGCTCAAAAAGTGGTGTGAGTACAGACATGGAATCTTATTTCAACCGGATCAATGCGATGAATTTGCGTAATCCCCGTCTGATTGGTTTCGGGATTAAAGATAATGCAACCTATCTGAAAGCTTGTGATTATGCGAATGGTGCCATTATTGGAAGTGCATTTATCAGAGTTTTACAGGAAACCAAAGATCTTGAAAATGACGTTCGCAATTTCGTGAGGGATGTTAAAAATCCTGAACCTGTTGCGCTAGACGCCTGA
- a CDS encoding DUF4175 family protein, which translates to MEGLLLRIQEYRQKYYQNKLLKGAIFSAALLLTVYLLFNTLEYFGRFSSGVRGMLFFGFLAVLLFSFFQWVIQPLIHLLGLKKPISDEDAALQIGQYFPEVGDKLLNTLQLKNLSGSQSDLIEASIQQKSGQLLIVKFTDAIRFNENKKRIKYAIYPLAAIGVILLFNPSFFTSSSERIIHFRKNYTYAPFSFQLQNKNLKAFRNEDFTLKLALKGEALPQDVYLVQNGSRFKLTQEGNQHYSFVFKNIQREVAFSFEAAGFISDDYKIDVIERPSLLSFDVNLHYPAYLNKPSEGLSNVGNLSVPEGTTIEWNFNTNSTKSLSIRFENDSLLYKAAEKEDEGFQVVKRSVRKSAQYQIQLKNDEAVNSDKIGYYINVIPDKFPVLSIENFQDTTLFNYLVLGGSINDDYGFSQLKLFYSIQRENDKKGSAPKSIPIPFNKTVNTQSFYFQWYVDSLKLAPGDKIEYYAQVWDNDGVNGAKSARSRSIQFTVPSKDQLEADIKKSEQETQNQIESAMKKAQSLEKDLTALDERLKSNKELDFKEKKQIEDVLKKREELMKELQSLQEKNQSTNEKSKQFDQKSPELQQKMDQLEKLMKDLMDNDTDKLYKELQKLLEQKKSERMSSMMEKLKNKEHNLEKELERTMKLFKQMQMEQKMEKLVNKLDDLADKEDKLSEKSQENDKNKSSEDKKGKTEDLKKDQEKIQEDFEKAKEDIKEIEELSKELEKPIDSKEEEQKSASEQMNESKDKLSKQQNSKASEAQKKASKAMKNISKAMSEAMDAAEMEQMQEDMDAMRDILENLITLSFDQEKLMKDFRGVNLQDPRFVKLGQQQLKLKDDAKVVEDSLYALANRVVQIQSFITRELNDMKMYMDESVKSIKDRNLSVATSKQQFAMTSMNNLALMLSDVFKQMQQQMAMAMPGQGKGKKGKKGEQPGMGEMQEKLNGQIKQLGQGKEGQGNSSEQLARMAAQQAMIRKMVQALKDQQKGTEAGKSMGTELQDIIEKMDETETDLVNKRVTPELMKRNKEITTRLLESEKAMKEQDEDEQRKAQTAKQLPRNPPAAFEKYVQEKEKQTELLRTIPPTFSPFYKREVDNYFRKYQSKN; encoded by the coding sequence ATGGAAGGTCTTCTCCTTCGTATTCAGGAATATCGGCAGAAGTACTATCAAAATAAACTTTTGAAAGGAGCGATCTTTTCAGCTGCTCTGCTTTTGACTGTCTACCTGTTGTTCAATACGCTTGAATATTTCGGACGTTTCAGCTCGGGCGTTCGTGGTATGCTGTTTTTTGGATTTCTGGCGGTTCTTCTGTTTTCGTTTTTTCAATGGGTTATTCAACCGCTTATTCATTTGCTGGGATTGAAAAAACCAATATCTGATGAAGATGCCGCTTTGCAAATCGGACAATATTTTCCCGAAGTCGGTGATAAATTATTGAATACGCTTCAACTTAAAAATCTTTCCGGAAGTCAGTCGGATCTTATCGAAGCCAGTATTCAGCAAAAATCCGGTCAGCTTTTAATTGTAAAATTTACGGACGCCATACGTTTTAATGAAAATAAGAAACGTATCAAATATGCCATATATCCCCTTGCGGCTATTGGAGTAATTCTGCTTTTTAATCCGTCATTTTTTACTTCAAGTTCTGAACGAATAATTCATTTCCGGAAGAATTATACTTACGCTCCTTTTTCATTTCAACTTCAAAACAAAAATCTGAAAGCATTCAGGAATGAAGATTTCACATTGAAACTGGCTTTAAAAGGAGAGGCTTTGCCTCAGGATGTTTATCTGGTTCAAAATGGCAGCAGGTTTAAATTGACTCAGGAAGGAAATCAGCATTATTCGTTTGTATTTAAAAATATCCAGCGGGAAGTTGCATTTTCATTTGAAGCTGCCGGTTTTATTTCTGATGATTATAAGATTGACGTAATCGAGCGTCCGTCCCTGCTTTCATTTGACGTTAATCTTCATTACCCTGCTTATCTGAATAAACCTTCCGAAGGACTTAGTAACGTAGGAAATTTGTCCGTTCCCGAGGGTACAACCATTGAATGGAACTTCAATACCAATTCCACAAAATCACTCAGCATACGCTTTGAAAATGATTCTCTTTTGTATAAAGCTGCTGAAAAAGAAGATGAAGGTTTTCAGGTTGTAAAACGGTCCGTACGGAAATCTGCTCAATATCAGATTCAGTTAAAAAATGATGAGGCTGTTAATTCTGACAAAATCGGATATTATATCAATGTGATTCCCGACAAATTTCCGGTTCTTTCTATTGAAAATTTTCAGGATACAACGCTGTTCAACTATTTGGTTTTAGGTGGTTCGATCAACGATGATTACGGATTTTCCCAATTGAAATTATTTTATTCCATCCAGCGTGAAAACGATAAAAAAGGATCGGCTCCGAAAAGCATTCCAATTCCATTTAATAAAACAGTAAACACGCAGAGTTTCTATTTCCAGTGGTATGTAGATAGTCTTAAACTCGCTCCAGGAGATAAAATTGAATACTACGCCCAGGTTTGGGATAACGATGGCGTAAACGGCGCAAAAAGTGCCCGTTCCAGGTCTATTCAATTTACTGTTCCATCCAAAGATCAGCTTGAAGCTGATATCAAAAAATCGGAACAGGAAACTCAAAATCAAATTGAGTCCGCTATGAAAAAAGCGCAAAGCCTTGAAAAAGATCTGACTGCGCTGGACGAACGTTTAAAAAGTAATAAGGAACTTGATTTCAAGGAAAAGAAACAGATTGAAGATGTTTTGAAAAAGCGTGAAGAGCTGATGAAAGAATTGCAGTCTCTACAAGAAAAAAATCAAAGCACGAATGAGAAGTCGAAACAATTTGATCAGAAAAGTCCGGAGCTTCAGCAAAAAATGGATCAGCTTGAAAAGTTGATGAAAGATTTGATGGACAACGATACGGATAAGCTGTATAAGGAATTACAAAAACTGCTCGAACAAAAGAAAAGTGAACGGATGTCGAGCATGATGGAAAAGTTGAAAAACAAAGAGCATAACCTTGAAAAGGAACTGGAGCGCACCATGAAGCTTTTCAAGCAGATGCAGATGGAACAGAAAATGGAAAAGCTCGTCAATAAGCTTGACGATCTTGCAGATAAGGAAGACAAACTTTCCGAAAAATCTCAGGAAAATGACAAGAATAAAAGTTCAGAAGATAAAAAAGGCAAGACTGAGGACCTGAAAAAAGATCAGGAAAAAATTCAGGAAGATTTTGAAAAAGCAAAGGAAGATATCAAAGAAATTGAGGAGCTGAGCAAAGAGCTGGAAAAGCCTATTGATTCTAAGGAAGAGGAGCAAAAAAGCGCTTCTGAGCAGATGAATGAGAGTAAAGATAAATTGAGTAAGCAACAAAACTCGAAGGCCTCAGAAGCTCAGAAAAAGGCTTCCAAGGCAATGAAAAATATATCCAAAGCAATGTCAGAAGCAATGGATGCTGCCGAGATGGAACAGATGCAGGAAGATATGGATGCGATGCGCGATATTCTTGAAAATCTGATCACTTTGTCTTTTGATCAGGAAAAACTGATGAAAGATTTTCGTGGCGTGAATTTGCAGGATCCGCGCTTTGTAAAATTGGGTCAGCAGCAACTGAAATTAAAAGATGATGCAAAAGTTGTTGAGGATAGTTTGTATGCTTTGGCAAACCGTGTTGTGCAAATTCAGTCGTTCATCACACGTGAATTGAACGATATGAAAATGTATATGGACGAAAGTGTAAAAAGCATAAAGGATCGAAACCTTAGCGTAGCGACGTCCAAACAACAATTTGCAATGACATCCATGAACAATCTTGCTTTGATGCTCAGCGATGTTTTTAAACAGATGCAGCAGCAAATGGCGATGGCAATGCCGGGCCAGGGTAAAGGAAAAAAAGGTAAAAAGGGTGAGCAGCCGGGCATGGGCGAAATGCAGGAAAAACTGAATGGACAGATCAAGCAGTTAGGACAAGGAAAAGAGGGGCAGGGAAATTCGTCCGAGCAACTGGCCAGAATGGCGGCTCAGCAAGCGATGATTCGTAAAATGGTCCAGGCACTTAAAGATCAGCAAAAAGGCACAGAAGCCGGAAAATCGATGGGAACTGAGCTTCAGGATATTATTGAAAAAATGGATGAGACGGAAACGGATCTGGTCAACAAACGTGTGACTCCTGAACTGATGAAACGTAATAAAGAAATTACTACGCGTTTGCTTGAATCTGAAAAAGCAATGAAGGAACAGGATGAGGATGAGCAACGTAAAGCGCAAACCGCGAAACAATTGCCAAGGAATCCGCCAGCTGCTTTTGAAAAATATGTTCAGGAAAAAGAGAAACAAACTGAATTACTGCGCACAATACCGCCTACATTTTCTCCTTTTTACAAGCGGGAGGTTGATAATTACTTCCGTAAATATCAGTCCAAGAACTGA
- the ybeY gene encoding rRNA maturation RNase YbeY, which translates to MLKFFSEEIDFKLPFPQKTSKWIKTISESEGYDLVSLNYIFCSDEYLLEINKQYLDHDYYTDIITFDNSEDEGKIESDIYISVDRVKENAETFGADFEVEMRRVLIHGLLHLMNYTDASEELKLQMRAKEDECLLLF; encoded by the coding sequence ATGCTTAAATTTTTCTCGGAAGAGATTGATTTCAAACTCCCTTTTCCTCAAAAAACGTCTAAATGGATTAAAACAATCTCTGAGTCAGAGGGTTATGATTTAGTTTCTTTGAATTACATCTTTTGTAGCGATGAATACTTATTAGAAATTAATAAACAGTATCTCGATCACGATTATTACACGGACATCATTACGTTTGATAATAGTGAGGATGAAGGAAAAATTGAAAGTGATATTTATATCAGCGTTGATCGTGTAAAAGAAAATGCAGAGACATTTGGTGCAGATTTCGAAGTAGAAATGCGCAGAGTATTGATTCATGGGCTTTTACACTTAATGAATTACACAGATGCAAGTGAGGAATTAAAATTACAGATGCGTGCAAAGGAAGATGAGTGTCTTCTTCTATTTTAA